One window from the genome of Sphingomicrobium arenosum encodes:
- a CDS encoding acyl carrier protein, which translates to MTDRADVKTRLFTLIEEYNKKGVDVSEDTRFAQDLEWDSLTVLDFVAEVEDEFDILITMNQQAEIENVGQLIDAVTEMAE; encoded by the coding sequence ATGACCGACCGCGCAGATGTGAAAACCCGCCTCTTCACCCTCATCGAGGAATATAACAAAAAAGGCGTCGACGTCTCCGAAGACACCCGCTTCGCGCAGGACCTCGAATGGGACAGCCTCACCGTCCTCGACTTCGTCGCCGAGGTGGAGGACGAATTCGATATCCTCATCACGATGAACCAGCAGGCCGAGATCGAGAATGTCGGCCAGCTGATCGACGCGGTGACGGAGATGGCCGAGTGA
- a CDS encoding NAD-dependent epimerase/dehydratase family protein, whose translation MSVPAGRLAVTGATGFVGGRLLTRAAARGLSLTCLTRRLQPEQDGVAWVQGDLDDHDALARLCDGASAIIHIAGVINAPDAAGFDHGNVTGTRNLLAAASASGSPRFVHVSSLAAREPSISLYGASKARSENAVRISGLDQLIIRPPAVYGPGDRETLELFQFAQRGFVPLPPKGRLSLIHADDLADLLLDLATGKGRPGLLLEPDDGREGGWSQEEFAQAIGHAVGRDKVRTLSMPRNMVRLGAQLDKLLRGKGAKLTPDRAAYFCHPDWTVRPDHRPAPDLWQAAIPTDEGLAATAAWYRDKGWL comes from the coding sequence GTGAGCGTACCGGCAGGTCGCCTCGCGGTCACCGGCGCCACCGGCTTTGTCGGTGGTCGCCTCCTCACCCGCGCCGCCGCGCGCGGCCTCTCGCTCACCTGCCTGACCCGTCGCCTCCAGCCCGAGCAGGACGGCGTCGCCTGGGTCCAGGGCGACCTCGACGACCATGACGCCCTCGCCCGCCTGTGCGACGGTGCCTCCGCCATCATCCACATCGCAGGCGTCATCAACGCCCCCGACGCCGCCGGCTTCGACCATGGCAATGTGACGGGCACCAGGAACCTCCTCGCCGCCGCCAGCGCGTCGGGATCGCCCCGCTTCGTCCATGTCTCCAGCCTCGCCGCGCGCGAACCAAGCATCTCGCTCTACGGCGCCTCCAAGGCGCGCAGCGAAAACGCCGTGCGCATCAGCGGCCTCGACCAGCTCATCATCCGCCCGCCCGCCGTCTACGGCCCCGGCGACCGCGAGACATTGGAGCTCTTCCAGTTCGCGCAGCGCGGCTTCGTGCCGCTGCCGCCCAAGGGTCGGTTGAGCCTCATCCACGCCGACGATCTCGCCGACCTGCTCCTCGACCTCGCCACCGGCAAGGGCCGCCCCGGCCTCCTCCTCGAACCCGACGACGGGCGCGAGGGCGGCTGGAGCCAGGAGGAATTCGCACAGGCCATCGGTCACGCCGTCGGGCGCGACAAGGTCAGGACCCTGTCGATGCCCCGCAACATGGTCCGGCTCGGCGCCCAGCTCGACAAGCTCCTGCGCGGCAAGGGCGCCAAGCTCACCCCCGACCGCGCCGCCTATTTCTGCCACCCCGACTGGACCGTGCGGCCCGACCACCGCCCCGCCCCCGACCTGTGGCAAGCCGCCATCCCCACCGACGAGGGCCTCGCCGCCACCGCCGCCTGGTATCGCGACAAGGGCTGGCTCTAG
- the obgE gene encoding GTPase ObgE, producing MAHFLDQAKIYVASGAGGPGAVSFRREKYIEFGGPDGGNGGKGGDIVFRAVPALNTLIDFRYTQHFKAPRGKGGAGRNQTGAQGRTLYIDVPIGTQILADDEERSLIADLTKEGQEVRLLEGGMGGRGNLSYKTSTNRAPRQHQPGEPGEEAWVWLRLKLLADVGLVGLPNAGKSTLLNAVTNAKAKTGAYPFTTLNPKLGVVQHKNRDFVMADIPGLIEGAAEGAGIGDRFLGHVERTKILVHLIDADGGDPAKAYQTVRGELEAYGADLEDKEEIVCLSRIDTVDEDVLAIAREELAALGVTDLLELSAMAGTGLDPLLDRIISILPERKTAAPADGDAEDEEEGTGDWSPL from the coding sequence ATGGCGCATTTTCTAGACCAGGCGAAAATCTACGTGGCATCGGGCGCGGGCGGCCCCGGTGCGGTCAGCTTCCGCCGCGAGAAATATATCGAATTCGGCGGCCCCGACGGCGGCAATGGCGGCAAGGGCGGCGATATCGTCTTTCGCGCCGTGCCCGCGTTGAACACGCTCATCGACTTTCGCTACACCCAGCATTTCAAGGCCCCGCGCGGCAAGGGCGGCGCGGGCCGCAACCAGACCGGCGCACAGGGCCGCACCCTCTATATCGATGTCCCTATCGGCACCCAGATCCTCGCCGATGACGAGGAACGCTCGCTGATCGCCGACCTCACGAAGGAAGGCCAGGAAGTCCGCCTTCTCGAAGGCGGCATGGGCGGCCGCGGCAACCTGTCCTACAAGACCTCGACCAACCGCGCCCCGCGCCAGCACCAGCCGGGCGAGCCGGGCGAGGAGGCCTGGGTCTGGCTGCGCCTGAAGCTGCTCGCCGACGTCGGCCTCGTCGGCCTGCCCAATGCGGGCAAGTCCACGCTTTTGAACGCGGTCACCAACGCCAAGGCCAAGACCGGCGCTTATCCCTTCACCACGCTCAATCCCAAATTGGGCGTCGTCCAGCACAAGAACCGCGACTTCGTCATGGCCGACATCCCCGGCCTCATCGAGGGCGCGGCGGAGGGCGCGGGCATCGGCGACCGCTTCTTGGGCCATGTCGAGCGCACCAAGATCCTCGTCCACCTCATCGACGCCGACGGCGGCGACCCCGCCAAGGCCTATCAGACCGTGCGCGGCGAGCTCGAAGCCTATGGTGCCGACCTCGAGGACAAGGAAGAAATCGTCTGCCTGTCGCGCATCGACACCGTCGACGAGGACGTCCTTGCCATCGCCCGTGAGGAACTGGCCGCGCTCGGCGTGACCGACCTCCTCGAACTTAGCGCCATGGCGGGTACCGGCCTCGACCCGCTGCTCGACCGCATCATCTCGATCCTGCCCGAGCGCAAGACCGCCGCGCCCGCTGATGGCGACGCCGAGGATGAGGAAGAAGGCACGGGCGACTGGTCCCCGCTGTGA
- a CDS encoding VOC family protein, whose amino-acid sequence MGITMQRIHHVGVIVTDIERSMKFYNTLLGKEPDIRTDVANSAGLSRQFGVGEEAGDAKVKIAFYHIDNTSFEIIEVEQPNTMLDQPEVFHAGAKHVCFQVEDCDATYEKMKAEGYEFVSEPCHFDEGQPKLEGVKWAYFRDPDGNFLEIMEDPGKEGYVGREPAAGLEPG is encoded by the coding sequence ATGGGCATCACCATGCAACGCATCCACCATGTCGGCGTGATCGTGACCGATATCGAGCGCTCGATGAAATTCTACAACACGCTCTTGGGTAAGGAACCCGACATCCGCACCGATGTCGCCAACAGCGCGGGGCTGAGCCGCCAGTTCGGGGTCGGCGAGGAGGCGGGCGATGCCAAGGTCAAGATCGCTTTTTATCATATCGACAATACAAGCTTCGAGATCATCGAGGTCGAACAGCCCAATACGATGCTCGACCAGCCCGAGGTGTTTCATGCGGGCGCCAAGCATGTCTGCTTCCAGGTCGAGGATTGCGATGCGACCTATGAGAAAATGAAGGCCGAGGGCTATGAATTCGTCTCCGAGCCCTGCCATTTCGATGAAGGCCAGCCCAAGCTCGAAGGCGTGAAATGGGCATATTTCCGCGATCCCGACGGCAATTTCCTCGAGATCATGGAGGACCCGGGCAAGGAAGGTTATGTCGGGCGCGAACCCGCCGCCGGACTGGAACCGGGCTAG